One stretch of Malus domestica chromosome 14, GDT2T_hap1 DNA includes these proteins:
- the LOC114820879 gene encoding uncharacterized protein, which produces MAPFPSPSERTATLALLLLATRDVSKDEIQAHTMNVECSSRRSRSKRLFMSKTGWKGIKIETVWKASMKRRRVRCLVMDKKAEAILNLLSRGGCLPEVKIRTELGDNPDTSKALRKLLRLGKVTRVGAGGRHQPYAYTMS; this is translated from the exons ATGGCTCCGTTCCCCTCTCCAAGCGAACGCACAGCTACTTTGGCTCTGCTTCTCCTCGCCACCAGGGATGTCTCAAAGGATGAGATTCAAGCTCATACGATGAATGTCGAG tgTTCCAGCAGGCGAAGCCGAAGCAAACGACTGTTCATGTCCAAAACTGGATGGAAAGGTATCAAGATTGAAACGGTTTGGAAGGCTTCGATGAAGCGGAGGCGGGTGAGGTGTTTGGTTATGGACAAGAAAGCCGAAGCCATCCTGAATCTCTTGTCTCGCGGCGGCTGTCTCCCTGAAGTCAAGATACGTACGGAGTTGGGTGACAATCCCGACACCAGCAAAGCATTAAGAAA GTTGCTGAGGCTTGGGAAGGTCACAAGAGTAGGGGCAGGAGGACGTCACCAGCCATATGCTTACACG ATGTCGTGA